One window of Nymphaea colorata isolate Beijing-Zhang1983 chromosome 1, ASM883128v2, whole genome shotgun sequence genomic DNA carries:
- the LOC116253946 gene encoding uncharacterized protein LOC116253946 isoform X2: MALPVAGVILPIGLIFLFSGLIVNVIQALIFVLVRPISKSFFRRMNRFVAELLWLEFIWLVDWWANLKVHVYADSKTFKSLGQEHALVICNHRSDIDWLVGWVLAQRAGCLGSTLAVMKKSSKFLPSSSRLLLSELSPTERRRRRLIGVSRRRRLIGVSRRRRPLPPCPLPPRPLPPCPLPPDPSLLPLVALPIVCLRRLRLCLLRPSACARPPAPPPPVCLRPSPCARPPAPVRLRRRRPSAFAAASTLIFPLCVFPLHAAPPLLCTLLLRCSARCSSAARCSAAVPPLLCPWFCTLIFFSPSSLVSLFVQLCCCLFSPIGLLDCYLR; the protein is encoded by the exons ATGGCTTTACCGGTTGCAGGGGTCATTTTGCCGATTGGGCTCATTTTCTTGTTCTCCGGCCTCATAGTGAACGTCATTCAG GCTCTTATCTTCGTGTTGGTTCGGCCGATTTCAAAGAGCTTCTTCAGGAGGATGAACCGGTTCGTCGCGGAGTTGCTGTGGTTAGAGTTCATTTGGCTTGTCGATTGGTGGGCTAATCTTAAG GTTCATGTATATGCAGATTCTAAAACATTCAAGTCCTTAG GTCAAGAACATGCACTTGTCATATGCAACCACAGAAGCGACATTGATTGGCTTGTTGGATGGGTTTTGGCTCAG CGCGCTGGCTGTCTTGGTAGCACACTCGCCGTCATGAAGAAGTCATCAAAATTCCTTCCG agctccagccgtctcctcctcagcgagttgtcgccgactgagcggcgccgccgccgcctcatcggcgtcagtcgccgccgccgcctcatcggcgtcagtcgccgccgccgccctttgccgccctgtccattgccgcctcgccctttgccgccctgtccattgccgcctgatccatccctgctgcccctcgtcgccctACCCATTGTCTGCCTGCGCCGCCTCCGCCTGTGCCTCCTGCGCCCGTctgcctgcgcccgtccgcctgcgccaCCGCCGCCCGTCTGCCTGCGCCCGTCTCCCTGCGCCCGTcctcctgcgcccgtccgcctgcgccgccgccgcccgtctgccttcgccgccgcctcaacgctgatttttcctctctgcgtctttccgctgcatgctgctccgccgctgctctgcacgctgctcctccgctgctctgcacgctgctcctccgctgcacgctgctccgccgctgttccgccgctgctctgcccgtggttctgcacgttgattttcttctcaccgtcatctctggtatctctcttcgttcagctctgctgttgcctcttctCGCCGATCGGACTTCTGGATTGCTACCTGCGTTAA